A stretch of the Procambarus clarkii isolate CNS0578487 chromosome 47, FALCON_Pclarkii_2.0, whole genome shotgun sequence genome encodes the following:
- the DCTN6-p27 gene encoding dynactin subunit 6: MSANKQLDPTVCNVKVTPGAVVCFEADYYGDITIGARTVIHPKARIIAESGPIIIGEGNLIEEQAQIINRLPAGTEAGDQPAVMVIGNNNVFEVDSYCQASKVGDNNVLEAKSRVGPGVELTRGCVVGSLCSLACPQVIQENTVIYGDELHHRTQTEKPAPQGLQLDFLTKILPNYHHLIKPKKKMAA; this comes from the exons ATGTCAGCCAACAAACAGCTGGATCCCACTGTCTGCAA TGTTAAAGTAACACCCGGAGCTGTGGTGTGCTTTGAGGCAGACTATTATGGAGACATTACGATTGGGGCACGTACAGTCATCCATCCAAAAGCCCGCATCATTGCAGAGTCTGGACCCATCATCATTGGAGAAGGGAACCTGATTGAGGAACAAGCCCAGATTATCAATAG ATTACCTGCAGGCACAGAGGCTGGTGATCAACCGGCAGTAATGGTTATTGGAAACAATAATGTCTTTGAAGTGGATAGTTACTGTCAGGCTTCAAAAGTGGGTGATAACAATGTGCTTGAAGCAAAGA GTCGCGTGGGTCCAGGTGTAGAGCTGACTCGTGGATGTGTTGTGGGTTCCTTATGCTCTTTAGCATGCCCACAAGTTATTCAAGAAAATACAGTAATTTATGGAGATGAACTCCATCATAGAACTCAGACTGAAAAACCAGCA CCACAAGGACTCCAGCTTGATTTCTTGACCAAAATTCTGCCAAATTATCACCACCTTATTAAGCCCAAGAAAAAAATGGCAGCTTGA